The Oecophyllibacter saccharovorans sequence GCTGCAGCGCCAGGTTATCCCCGACAGGCGGGGAGGCGGGCGAGATGGGTCAGAAGGCGTTCCGGCGGGCTGAGATCAAAGCGCTTGGGCTCTGAGCCTTGACCTGTGCCGCCAGCGGAAACGGCCCTGTGCGTTTAAGTGTCCGGGACTTCCCGGCTGATGATCCAACAGTCTCTAGGTCTTGTCTTTCCTTCAGCTCATCCGGTCGGGCTGGGAAAGCCGATCGGCACAGATATGAAAACCTGCTGAGGGCGCGGGGACTACATCCCCGAATGCGAGACCAACCATTATTTTGCCTTATATATCGGTTGCGGAAACATAATTTCCACCATATTCGTCATAAATTACGCTGCTGCCCCAACTCTCCTACTCATCCCGCCCCTCAACAGAGGTGCAGGCAGGGGCTTTGGAGCCCGCAATCACTGTTTCAGTTTCAGGATTCGTTCCAGCGTGACTCCCCCTTCATCCAACTCAGCAAAGCCGGTCTATCTGGATGCCAACGCCACCGAGCCCCTGCGTCCCTCAGCGCGTGCAGCGCTCCTGAAGGGGCTGGAGGTGGAGGGAAATCCGGCTTCCGTGCATGCGCCGGGCCGTCAGGCGCGTGCCCTGCTGGAGGAGGCGCGCACGCGCCTGGCACAGGCTTTCGGGCGCGAGGCGGACAGCGTGGTTTTCACCTCCGGCGGAACTGAAGCGGATAGCCTGGCTGTTCATGCGCTGGGTGCCGTTCACGGGCGGCGGGTGATCCTGGGTGCGACCGAACACGCCGCCCTTCACGGGGCTGCGCGCGCCGAGAAAGTGCCGACAGAAATCCTGCCTGTTGATAGGGCGGGGCGGCCTGACTCCGCCCGGTTGCGCGAGATGCTGGGCGGAGGTCCGCCAGCTTTGGTCTGCGTCATGGCAGCCAACAATGAGACAGGCGTGGTGTCGCCCCTGGCTGAAATCGCTGCCATCAGCAGAGAGACAGGCGCGCAGCTGCATGTGGACGCGGTACAGGCAGCTGGTCGCCTGCCCTGGGGCAGCAGAGACTGGAATGCGGAAGTTCTCCGCGAGGCCTCATTGGCGGTTTCAGGGCACAAGATGGGGGGGGTCATGGGAGCCGGCGCCCTGATCCTGCCCCGTGACCGCCCGTTGATGCCTCTTTTGCCCGGCGGCGGTCAGGAGAGGGGGCGGCGCGGCGGCACGCCTGCCCTGCCTGCCCTGTTGGCCATGGTGGCTGCTCTGGAAGAAAGCCGTGCTCAGGACTGGCAGGCGATTGCCGGGATGCGTGATGAACTGCAGGCCCGGGCTGTGGCTGCGGGCGCGCTCGTGGCCGGCGTGTCTGCTGAGGAAGGGGTTGGGGAAGCCGCGACAGAACGCCTGCCCAATACCCTGTCTCTCATTCTGCCAGGCGTTTCCGGGCAGACGCAGCTGATGCTGCTGGACCTGGCCGGATTTGCCGTTTCCGCCGGATCCGCCTGTTCATCCGGCAAGGTGACCTCCTCGCCTGTGCTGGAAGCCATGGGTTATGGCGCGCAGGCTGGCCAGGCCATCCGCGTTTCGCTGCCCTGGAATGTGCAGCCCGGGGAGGTGCAGGCCTTCGGGCAGGCCTATGTGGAAATGGCCCAGCGTCTGCGCGCCCGCCAGCCGGCGTCCTCTGCAGGCCCCGGTAGAGACACAGGCGCATGATCTATCTTGATTATCTGGCCACCACCCCGTGCGATCCGCGTGTGGTGGAGGCGATGCTGCCGTGGTTCACGCGGGATTTCGGCAATGCGGGGAGTTTGCATGCACCGGGCCGCAAGGCTGCTGAAGCCGTTGCGCGCGCGCGCGCGCAGGTTGCAGGCCTGCTTGGTGTGACGGCGGAAGAGATCATCTTCACGTCGGGCGCGACGGAGGCCAACAATCTCGCCATCAAGGGTGTTGCCCGCTACCGCCGCCCGGGCGCGCCGGGCCCGGAGACGCCCCGACGCCGGATCGTGACGCTGGCGACAGAACATAAATGCGTTCTGCAGACCGTGACTGACCTGGAGAAAGAAGGGTTTGAGCCCTGCGTGCTCGGTGTCGGTGCAGATGGACGGGTGGATGAAGAGGCTTTCCGGCAGGCTCTCGAAGTGCCGACGCTTCTGGTCAGCGTCATGGCGGCCAATAATGAGACAGGGGTGATCCAGAACCTGGACGTGCTGGCTGCCATGACACGCGAGGCGGGGGCCACGGTGCACAGCGACCTGGCGCAGGCTGCCGGCAAGATGCCGCTTTCCCTGGCTGGTCTCGATCTGGCGTCTGTATCGGGCCACAAGCTTTATGGCCCCAAGGGCATCGGTGTCCTTTACGTGCGCCGCCGCCCGCGTGTCCGCCTGCAGCCGCTTTTTTCAGGCGGTGGCCAGGAGAGGCTTCTGCGCTCAGGCACGCTGCCGGTGCCGCTGGTGGTCGGGATGGGGCGCGCTGCCGAGCTGATGCGCGAGGAAGGGGCGGCAGAAGCCGTGCGCCTGGCCCGGCTGCGGGAGCGGCTGCTCCAGGGTCTGCGGGAGCATTGGCCGCATCTGCGGGTGAATGGCACGGGGACTGAAAATTTCTCTCTCCTCCCTCAACTGCCCGGGGCGCTGAATGTCTGTCTGGGCGAGAGCGGACCGCCAGCCCGCGCTCTGCTGGAAGCCGTGCCTGAAGTGGCTGCTTCGCTCGGTTCGGCCTGTACGGCCGGGTCAGGTGCGTCTTCCTACGTCCTGCGCGCCATGGGGCTTTCCGAAGCCCGGGCGCAGAGAAGCTTGCGCCTGTCGGTCGGACGCTTTACGTCGGAGGACGAAATCGACCGTGCCGTCGCCATGCTGGGGGCGGCTTTCAGTCGCATCTCCAGGAGCTGAGGGGCGATCGGGCAGAACCGGCGTTTTTTCAGACCGAGAGACGGGCGACGCAGCTGGAGAAGTTTATGGCTCGCATGACGTTCATAGACCGTGACGGTACCCGTCGCGAGGTGGAGGCGAAAAACGGCCTTTCCGTTCTGGAGATCGCCCATGAAAATGACATCGACCTGGAAGGCGCCTGTGAAGGCTCGCTGGCCTGCGCCACCTGTCATGTGATCGTGGAGCCGGAATGGGCTCCCAAGCTGGCCCAGCCCACCGAGGATGAGGAAGACATGCTCGATCTGGCCTACGGGCTGGAGAAGACCTCCCGCCTGGGCTGCCAGATCGTGATGAATGACGAGCTGGATGGTCTGGTGGTGCGCGTTCCCAAATAAATTCTCCGCCTGCCGGGAAGCGGAATTTTCTCGACAGGGAAGCGGCAGATAAGCTCTACACAGGCTTATGCGTATTCTTGCAGCCATGTCAGGGGGGGTGGACAGCTCCGTGGTTGCCGCCCTGCTCAAGCGGGAAGGGCACGAGGTGATCGGGGCCACCCTCCAGCTTTATGATCATTCCGGCCCGGCCAAGGCCGGCGCCTGCTGTGCCGGCCGCGACATCCGTGACGCCCGCGCGGTTGCGGACCGGATCGGCTTTCCGCATTACGTGATTGATGCGGAAGGGCGCTTTCGCGAAAGTGTCATTGAAAGCTTTGCCGATGCCTATGCGCGCGGGGAAACGCCGGTGCCGTGTGTTGCCTGCAATCAGGGGGTGAAGTTCACCGATCTGCTCAACCTGGCCCGTGACCTGGGCTGTGAGGCCATGGCGACAGGCCATTACGTCCGGCGGGTGGAAAAAAACGGGCATGCGGAGATGCACCGGCCGGTCGACAGTGCGCGCGACCAGTCCTGGTTCCTGTTCGCCACTACCCAGGCCCAGCTCGACTATCTGCGCTTTCCCCTGGGCGAGATGCCCGACAAGGCCCATGTCCGCGCGCTGGCTGAAGAGCTGGGACTCGACGTTGCCGCAAAGCCTGACAGCCAGGATATCTGCTTTGTCACCAATGGCTCTTATGCCTCCCTGGTTGAAGAGCTGCGTCCTGAAATCCGTGGTCCCGGCGAGATCGTTGATGAAGCCGGGCATGTGCTGGGCCGCCATGAAGGTATTGCCCGCTATACGGTGGGGCAGAGCAAGAGACTGGGAGATCTGCATACGCGCCTGGGGGCCCGTCAGATCGTGACGCGCATTGACGGCCCCACCCGTCGTGTCGTGGTGGGGCCGCGCGCCCAGCTGGCGCAGTCGGACCGCAGGCGCGTGATCCTGCGTGACATGAACTGGCTGTGCGCGCCTGAGACCGAAGCAGGCGGACAGGAGGAGGGCGGTATCCGCTGCGGCGTGCAGCTGCGCGCGCGTGAGGGCGAACGTGCCGCCCTTGTCCGCCCCCTTGGGGCAGGGCGGGCGGAAGTCATGCTGGATGAGCCGGCCCTGGCCGCGCCGGGTCAGGCCTGCGTGCTGTACCGGGGCAGCCGCGTGCTGGGCGGCGGTTTTATCCTGCCGGAATGAGAGGATTCAGGGACCGGCAGTCTGCGTGAGAGCGGCTTTTGCGGCTGAAGGGGCCGGGCGCTTGCGGGGGCGGACGATCTTTTCCCCCGCTTTCAGCGCGCGGCAGCCTTCGGGCACCACTGTGCGCAGGAAAGCGGCCAGCTCGCGGAAGGCGGGGCCACGCGGATCACACTGGCGCCAGACCAGGGAAATGACGCGGCGCGCTTCCTTTTCCACCAGCGGCTGAACATGGACAAGCGTTTCAAGCTCCGTGCGGTTGCGCAGGGCCAGCTGGGGGACGAGGGAGAAACCTTCCTCCGCTGCGATCATGTGCCAGAGCATTTCAAGGCTGGTGGCCAGCCGCTCGTCATGGCTGCGCTGGGTCGCGCAGAGCGACAGCGCCTGGTCGCGCAGGCAGTGGCCGTCTTCAAGCAGCAGCAGGTCTTCGCGCGCCAGCTCGTTGAGCCGCAGGCGCGTGCGCCGGGCCAGCGGATGGGTGCTGGGAAAGACAGCCAGAAACGGCTCTTCAAAGATCGGTTCCTCCACCAGCGTGTCAGGCAGGGGCAGGGAGGCCATGAGCGCGAGGTCAAGCGTTCCCTCACGCAGGGATTTGCACAGCACCGGCGTGGTCATCTCGCTCAGCCGCAGCCCGAGATGCGGATAGACCTTGCGGAGCTGCGGTAGCAGCTCGGGCAGGTAATAGGGGCCGAGCGTGGGAATGACGCCGATCCGCAGCAACCCGTCCAGCGGGCCTGTATGGGCGCGCGCCACTTCCAGCAGGTTGCGGGCGCTGGCCAGAACCTCACGGCACAGACCAAGCAGCTTTTCCCCGTCTGCCGTCAGGGCCACATGGCGGCGGGAGCGCTCGAAGAGACTGACCCCCAGAAGCTGCTCGAGCTTGCGCACCTGCTCGGACAGGCCGGCCTGGCTGACCCCGCAGCGTTCAGCGGCGCGCGAGAAGTTGCGCAGGTCATCGACGGCCACCACATATTCGATATCCCGCAGGGACAGGCCGGAAAGGGGAACGTAACTGCTCATGATCCAATAGATAGTTTGTCTGCCGCACCGCGCAAACCCGTCCGTGGGGCATCTTTTCTTCCGGAGGGGGTTGAGCAGCCGGATAGGGATCTGCACGAAGACCTGCTTGCTGCAGATGGCTTCTGCGGGAATGGTTGACACACCGACCGGCCGGCTGTTCCCTTGAGTGGAACCGTGGAGATGCGGATCGGAAGTTTCCCGCCTTCCGCATGGCTCGACGAACTTTCGTTAGTGAGGGACGCGCCTGAGGGAACGTTTCTCAGATTGAGTGATTGTTGAATACCAGCAAGGAGAATTGCCATGCCGATGATCGGCTCTGAAATCAAACCCTTCAACGTCCAGGCTTTCCAGATCGACAAGTTCCTGGAAGTGAGCGACAATGACCTGCGCGGCAAATGGTCCGTCCTGTTCTTCTACCCGGCCGACTTCACCTTTGTCTGCCCGACCGAGCTCGAGGACCTGGCCGACCATTACAAGGACTTCCAGAAGCTGGGCGTGCAGCTTTTCTCGGTTTCCACCGACAAGAAGTTCTCCCACAAGGCCTGGCACGATACTTCCGAAGCCATCAAGAAGATCCAGTTCGTCATGATCGCTGACCCCTCTGGCACGCTCTGCCGCGATTTCGGCGTGCTGATCGAAAATGAGGACTGGATGGCAGAACGCGCCACCTTCGTCATCGATCCGGAAGGCCGCATCCAGTACATCGAGACGACTTCCGGCGGCGTGGGCCGCAGCGCAACGCAGCTGCTGAGCAAGATCGAGGCTGCGCAGTACGTGGCCAGCCATCCGGGCCAGGTCTGCCCGGCCGCGTGGAAAGAGGGCGAAAAGACCCTGACGCCGTCTCTGGACCTCGTCGGCAAGATCTGAGGTCAGGCCCGGTTCAGCACCGGCGCTGGCATGACCGGCCAGGAATTTCTGCCGGAATGCCAAAATGAAAAAGGGGCGGTCCGACCGGGATCGCCCCTTTTTGTTTCCAGTTTCAACGCTTTAACTTCAGAATTCCAGAGGTGATTTTAATGTCGAAACCCCTTCTTGACGACCAGCTCAAAGAGCAGCTGCGCGGTTATCTGAAGCTCCTCAAGGATGATGTCCTGCTCGAGTCGACGCTCGATTCGAGTGAAGCCTCCCAGGAGATCAACACCCTTCTGACCGGAATTGCCGATCTGTCTGACAAGGTCAGCTATAGCGATAAGGGCACTGCCGAGCTGAAGCCTTCCTTTCAGATCCGCCGCGTTAATTCCGACGTGCAGGTCGGCTTTGCCGGCCTTCCGCTGGGCCATGAATTCCCTTCGCTTGTCCTGGCGCTGCTGCAGGTCGGCGGTCACCCGCCCAAGATTCCCGAGCCCCAGCTCGAGCAGATCAGGAATCTGAAAGGCGATCACGCGTTTCAGATCATCTTCTCGATGACCTGCAACAACTGCCCGGACGTGGTGCAGGCCTTCAATGCGATCAGCGTCATCAATCCTGATATTCAGGTCATGTCGATTGACGGGGCGCAGTTCCCAGAGCTCGTGAAAAAATACGACGTCCGTTCGGTGCCGCAGGTTTTCCAGAACGGCAAGCTTTTCTCGGTGGGGCGCATTGACCTGTCAGATATCCTGGCCAAGCTCGACAAGGCAGGCAGCGCCAAGGTCGCCCAGGCCCGTGTGGCGGAGCTCAATGCTGAAAAGCCCTACGACACCCTGATCGTGGGCCAGGGCCCGGCAGGCTGTGCGGCTGCCATCTACACGGCGCGCAAGGGCCTGCGCACCGGTCTGATCGGTGAGCGTTTCGGCGGCCAGATCATGGACACGGCCGAGATCGACAACTTCATCTCCGTGCCCAAGACGGAAGGCGCGATCCTGGGGCGCCACCTGGAAGAGCATGTCAAGGATTACCCGGTCGACATCATCAATGACCAACGCGTCGACAAGCTGGTGCCCGCGGTTGAGAAGGGCGGCCTGCATGAAGTGCATCTCGCCAATGGCGCGCACCTCAAGGCCCGCACTGTCATCGCGGCCACCGGGGCGCGCTGGCGCCAGCTGGGCATTGAGGGCGAGGATGAATACCGCACCCGTGGCGTTGCCTACTGCCCGCATTGCGACGGCCCCTTCTTCAAGGGTCAGCCGGTTGCGGTGGCCGGTGGCGGCAACAGCGGCGTGGAAGCGGCGATCGATCTCGCCAATCTGGCCTCGCATGTCACCCTGCTGCAGTATGATGACAAGCTGACCGCCGATGAGGTGCTGCAGAAGAAGCTTGCCACGCTGCCGAACGTGACCATCGTGCTGAATGCGGCCACCCAGAAGATCGTGGGCGACGGCAAGAAAATGACCGGCCTGACCTGGAAGGACCGCAAGGACGGCAGCGAGCACACGCTGGATGTGAATGCGATTTTCGTCCAGATCGGCCTGTTGCCCAACAGCGCCTGGCTTGAAGGCACGGTGGATCTTTCCCCGGCGCGGGAAATCGTGACGAATGACCGCAACGAAACCTCGGTCCCGGGCGTGTTCGGTGCCGGCGATGTCACGACCGAGCCCTACAAGCAGATCATTATCGCCATGGGCAGCGGCGCAATCGCAGCCCTGGCCGCCTTCGACTACCTGATCCGAGTTCCCAACGCGGAGTGACCACCCCCGGGGCGGGATGACCAAGCGCGTCCTCCCGCCCTAACGCGAGATTTCAGCGGCTGCGGAGACATGCCGGCTGAAAGAAGCGGATTCAATTTACAGGAAGCGGGAAACATGGTGCCGACACTCGGAATTGAACCGAGGACCTACTGATTACGAATCAGTTGCTCTACCCCTGAGCTATGTCGGCCAATGTGGTAGGGGGCAGCATATACCCAAACTCCTCCCGCCATGCAACTCCCGCGGCGGTCTGGATAAAGGAACCGCGCAGAACCGGCAGAATATGAAACCATGTTCATTTTCTCCCGCTTCCTGTAAATTGAACCCGTGAAAATCTGCTTTGTAACCCCTGCCGGTCTCCGGCAATCGCTGTTTTGCGCGTCTTTTATGCCTGGTCGGTGTTCCGTCCGGGCTCTTGGGACATATCTGTCATGGCGCGCGGAAAGATCAAGGGCTTCTTGGCCTGCGCGTTCAGCTTTGAATGAGCTGTCGTGTTAAGAAAGCATCATTTTCATACCGGCCTGTGGAGCCTGCGTTCCTGTCGTGCCCGGAGCGGCACCCCGGATGGGAATGAAGGACATGGCGCGGAGCCCCTGCGGGTGGTGACAGGGGTGATGGAATGCCCGACCTGCGGGCTGTTTCAGCGCATTCCCACTCTGGCAGGGGGGCAGGTGGCGGAATGCTGCCGTTGCGGGGCTCAGCTTGAGCGCCGCCGCGGCACGACGCTGATCTCCACTCCCCTGGCCTTCTGCATAGCGTCCCTGGCTTTCTATCTCGCTCTGCTGGTCAGCGCGTTGATGACGCTTAACGTGCATGGGCGCCAGAACACCATCTCCATCCATAGCGGGCCCATCGAACTCGTTCATCAGGGCTTGGGCATCGTGGCCACGGTGGTCGCGAGCTGCACGATTCTTCTCCCCGGCCTCGTGCTGGGGATGATGCTGCTCATTCTCTATGCGGGCTCGCGGCCGGAATTGCCGCGCTGGATCTGCCCCGTGCTGGCCTGGTACGAACGCCTGCGGCCCTGGTCGATGATCGAGGTCTACGTGATCGGGTTGCTGGTGGCGTATTCCAAGCTGGTCGATCTCGCCATTGTGAATCTGCATGCCGGCACTTTTCTCGTCGGCGCGCTGATGTTCACGATGGCGGCACTGGATTCCACTTTTGACGCTGAGATGATCTGGGCGCATGGCAGCATCCGCTCGCTTCCCGGCCTCACCAGCTATGATGCAACACGCCGTCCGCTGCCGCCCTCTCAGAACATGCTGGCCTGTTCCACCTGTCAGCTGGTTCTGCTGTCAGAGGCCCCGGTGCCTGATCAGGCCGATATGGGCGACTGCCCGCGCTGCGGGCAGATTCTGCGCCGTCGCAAGCTCGACAGCGTCCAGGCGACCCTCAGCTTTCTCATCTCTGCTTTCCTGTTCTACATCCCGGCCAATCTCCTGCCTGTGATGACTGTGGTGTGGATGGGCAAGGGGGCGCCCAGCACGATCATGGGCGGCGTGTTCGAGTTGTGGCGATCGGGACTGTATTTTCTGGCGGTGCTGGTGCTGTTTGCCAGTATCACCCTGCCTTGTCTTAAAATTGTGTCACTTTCGGCGATGCTGTATTGTGAATGGCGCAGGAAGGCCTGGCATCTGGTGGGGATGTCGAAGCTTTACCGCGTCGTGGTGCTGATCGGTCGCTGGTCGATGATCGACGTGTTCATGGTGTCCATCCTCGTCGGCGTGGTGCGGTTCGCCTTTCTGTCGCATGTCAATGCCGATACGGGGGTCGTGTTCTTCATGCTCGTCGTCATCCTGACGATCTTTGCTGCGGATGTTTATGACCCGCGCGGTCTGTGGGATGCGGTGGGGCTGAATGCGTTTCAGCCCGTTCATCCCGTGGCCGGTGATCCGGGTGAAGGCGGCCTGCAAAAAGAAGGGCATGTGGCAATCTGTCGACCGGAGAGACGCTGGTCGATTTTACCGAAACCTCGCGCCCGCCAGGGGCAGGTCTACAAGTCTCAACCCCATAAGCCGGGACAGGCGGGCACATTCCGCCTGCCTGCAGGGGACAGGAAGGGATGCGCGTGAGCGACGAGAACGAACAGAACCGGCCGGCACAGGGGCAGGCCGGTTCCTCCGGTGACAGGGCCAGTGGGGGAAGAGGGATGAATGAGCACGCACAGCCTGGCCCTGGCAAAGCGCCTGAAGCGGTGATCCGTCCCACGCGCTTTTCCATCCTGTGGGTTATTCCGGTTCTCGCCATCCTGATCTCCGGCTGGCTTGCCTGGCAGCATTTTGCCAATACGGGGCCGCGCATCGTCATCGCTTTCGATACCGCTGACGGCATCGTGCCCGGCCAGACCGAGGTCAAGCTCAAAGCGGTTGATCTGGGGGTGGTCAAGGATGTCACGCTGAGCCCCAACATGTCGCATGTTCTCGTCACGGTGCAGATGAATGCCCGCAGTGCGCCTCTCATGACCACGCATGGGCGGTTCTGGGTGGTGCGGCCGCGCATCAACGGCGCCAGCATCACCGGGCTCGATACCCTGTTTACCGGGGCTTATATCGCCTTTGATCCCGGCCCGCCCGGCGGTGAGCGGACCGATCACTTCATCGGTCTGGAAAACCCGCCCGGAATCCGCTCCGACCAGCCTGGGGCGATCTACTGGCTGGTCAGCCCGGAGCTTGATTCGCTGGGTCCCGGCTCGCCGGTCTTTTACCGTGACCTGAATGTCGGTGAAGTGGTCGGCTACACCATGCCGCCGGGCGGAGTGGGGCCGATCCTGCTGCAGGTTTTCGTGCGCGCGCCTTACGACCATTACCTGCGTGCCGACAGCCGCTTCTGGAATGTCTCCGGCATTCAGGTCGGCTTCGGGCCGGGCGGATTGGCCGTGCGGCTGCAGTCACTGCAAGCACTGTTTTCAGGGGGCGTCGCCTTCGGCGAACCCACGCCGCTGTTCGGTGTCCCGTCCCCGCCGGCCAAGCCCAATACGGTTTTTCGTCTTTACGCTTCCCATACCGAGGCTGACAACACGGCTTACCGCCAGCGCCTGCGGGTGGCCACCTATGTTGATTCCTCGGTGGGCGGCCTGACCAAGGGCAGCCGCGTGACGATGTTCGGCCTGCAGGTAGGCGTGGTGACGGGTGTGCACATGGACCTTGGGCCTGACGGCCGCCAGCCGCCCCGCGTCCGGGTGGATATGGTGATCGAGCCGGGCCGGGTGCTGCAGGATGATACTGATTCTACTTCCAAGGATTACGCTCTTCTGGCGGATTTCGTCCATCACGGGCTGCATGCTTCCGTGCAGAATGTCAGCTTCCTGACCGGCGAATCCATGATTGCCCTGGCATTCACGCATAATGGCAAGCCCGGCCACATGACCTGGCAGGATGGTGTGGCCATCGTGCCGAGTGAACCGGGGGGCATGGATGGCGTTCTGCAGTCGGTGTCGTCCATTGCCAACAAGATTTCGGAGATGCCGCTCACCCAGATCGGCAATCATCTCAACGAGCTGCTTGAGCACAGTGACCAGCGTGTGAAGAGCCCGCAGGTCACCCAGGCGATTGCAGCCTTGCGCGGGTCTCTGGTGGCGCTCAACAGGTTGCTCGACAATGCGGATGACCATCTGCCCAAACTGATGAACGCTCTGGACAGTACCCTGGCCAGTGCGCGGGTTCTGCTGAACTCCTATGGCGGGGACAGTGATTTCCATCATGACCTGCAGGCGCTGGTTATCCAGCTGACCCAGCTGGCGCGGTCGATGCGCCTGACGGCAAATTACATCGACCATCATCCCTCAGCCCTGCTGGTAGGCCGTCATGATTGAGGGCGTGCCTGAGAGGGTGTGGCGTGTAGGGGCAGCGGCAGGTGAGGCATCAGGAAAGGAAAGAAGCGCCATGAGCGTGAAAGAGCTTGCCAGAACAGGCGGCATTGCGGGGAAGGGAAGCCGCTCGGGCCCGGGAAGAAGGGCAGGCCTGCTGGGTGCTCTGGCTCTGACTGCGGCCCTTGGCGGGTGCGGCAGTACGGAGCCGAGCTATTACGGGCTGGTCGTTGCGCCGGGGCAGCCGCAACCATCCCTGCTGGTCACCCTGCCGCAATACCGGGTGATCGAAGTGCGCATGCCCAGCCTGCCCATGCGCCTGGACCGCGACACGATTGTCATGGGCAGCAAGGATTTCAAGCTCAACCTGGCCCGGGGCACGAGCTGGAACGAGCCGCCTGCCAACCTGATCGGTGGCACGCTTGTTCAGGACCTGCAGCAACGTCTGCCAGGCAGTGTGGTCTATCTCCAGGACTCGGCCGTGACCACCCCGCCTCAATCTTATGTGGATCTGAGCATCAACCAGTTTGAATCCCTGCCCGACGGGCGGCCTGTCATCACAGGGATCCTCTCGATCCGCAAAGGGGGCATTCTGCCTCAGCCTGCCTGCAGCCAGCTGCTGAGATGGTCTTCTCCCCAGCCTGTCAGTACGGCGCAGGCGCTGGTGGCCGCACTCAGCCAGGGCATGGGTTATGTTGCCGACCAGGCGATTGTTGCCCTGCGCGGCCTGAACAGCTGCCCCAGCACGGGAAGCACCAAGCCGGTATCGGAGCTGCAGAAGGCGCTTACACAGGCCGTTCAGGTCACGACAGCCGCTTCAGAACCCGGCAACTGATTGCCGTTCATGGATGCGCCGGTAGCGAAGTCAGCGCCTCTTCCGCCTGATCCCTGCGGAAACTGCCCGGAGAGCGTGCCACCTGTTGCGGTGGAAGTAGGGTTTCTGCATGTGGGTCCCCAAGGGCAAGGCCGGCCTGAAAGGCGCTGCATTGCAACCGAAACCCCAGTGCAGATCGTCTTCAATGGCGTGCTGCCTTATGCGGTGATGATGGTCACACCGGCTGATCTGGAAGACTTCGCGCGTGGCTTCGTGCTGAG is a genomic window containing:
- a CDS encoding cysteine desulfurase family protein is translated as MTPPSSNSAKPVYLDANATEPLRPSARAALLKGLEVEGNPASVHAPGRQARALLEEARTRLAQAFGREADSVVFTSGGTEADSLAVHALGAVHGRRVILGATEHAALHGAARAEKVPTEILPVDRAGRPDSARLREMLGGGPPALVCVMAANNETGVVSPLAEIAAISRETGAQLHVDAVQAAGRLPWGSRDWNAEVLREASLAVSGHKMGGVMGAGALILPRDRPLMPLLPGGGQERGRRGGTPALPALLAMVAALEESRAQDWQAIAGMRDELQARAVAAGALVAGVSAEEGVGEAATERLPNTLSLILPGVSGQTQLMLLDLAGFAVSAGSACSSGKVTSSPVLEAMGYGAQAGQAIRVSLPWNVQPGEVQAFGQAYVEMAQRLRARQPASSAGPGRDTGA
- a CDS encoding cysteine desulfurase family protein → MIYLDYLATTPCDPRVVEAMLPWFTRDFGNAGSLHAPGRKAAEAVARARAQVAGLLGVTAEEIIFTSGATEANNLAIKGVARYRRPGAPGPETPRRRIVTLATEHKCVLQTVTDLEKEGFEPCVLGVGADGRVDEEAFRQALEVPTLLVSVMAANNETGVIQNLDVLAAMTREAGATVHSDLAQAAGKMPLSLAGLDLASVSGHKLYGPKGIGVLYVRRRPRVRLQPLFSGGGQERLLRSGTLPVPLVVGMGRAAELMREEGAAEAVRLARLRERLLQGLREHWPHLRVNGTGTENFSLLPQLPGALNVCLGESGPPARALLEAVPEVAASLGSACTAGSGASSYVLRAMGLSEARAQRSLRLSVGRFTSEDEIDRAVAMLGAAFSRISRS
- a CDS encoding ferredoxin family 2Fe-2S iron-sulfur cluster binding protein, with protein sequence MARMTFIDRDGTRREVEAKNGLSVLEIAHENDIDLEGACEGSLACATCHVIVEPEWAPKLAQPTEDEEDMLDLAYGLEKTSRLGCQIVMNDELDGLVVRVPK
- the mnmA gene encoding tRNA 2-thiouridine(34) synthase MnmA, yielding MRILAAMSGGVDSSVVAALLKREGHEVIGATLQLYDHSGPAKAGACCAGRDIRDARAVADRIGFPHYVIDAEGRFRESVIESFADAYARGETPVPCVACNQGVKFTDLLNLARDLGCEAMATGHYVRRVEKNGHAEMHRPVDSARDQSWFLFATTQAQLDYLRFPLGEMPDKAHVRALAEELGLDVAAKPDSQDICFVTNGSYASLVEELRPEIRGPGEIVDEAGHVLGRHEGIARYTVGQSKRLGDLHTRLGARQIVTRIDGPTRRVVVGPRAQLAQSDRRRVILRDMNWLCAPETEAGGQEEGGIRCGVQLRAREGERAALVRPLGAGRAEVMLDEPALAAPGQACVLYRGSRVLGGGFILPE
- a CDS encoding LysR substrate-binding domain-containing protein, yielding MSSYVPLSGLSLRDIEYVVAVDDLRNFSRAAERCGVSQAGLSEQVRKLEQLLGVSLFERSRRHVALTADGEKLLGLCREVLASARNLLEVARAHTGPLDGLLRIGVIPTLGPYYLPELLPQLRKVYPHLGLRLSEMTTPVLCKSLREGTLDLALMASLPLPDTLVEEPIFEEPFLAVFPSTHPLARRTRLRLNELAREDLLLLEDGHCLRDQALSLCATQRSHDERLATSLEMLWHMIAAEEGFSLVPQLALRNRTELETLVHVQPLVEKEARRVISLVWRQCDPRGPAFRELAAFLRTVVPEGCRALKAGEKIVRPRKRPAPSAAKAALTQTAGP
- the ahpC gene encoding alkyl hydroperoxide reductase subunit C produces the protein MPMIGSEIKPFNVQAFQIDKFLEVSDNDLRGKWSVLFFYPADFTFVCPTELEDLADHYKDFQKLGVQLFSVSTDKKFSHKAWHDTSEAIKKIQFVMIADPSGTLCRDFGVLIENEDWMAERATFVIDPEGRIQYIETTSGGVGRSATQLLSKIEAAQYVASHPGQVCPAAWKEGEKTLTPSLDLVGKI
- the ahpF gene encoding alkyl hydroperoxide reductase subunit F, which codes for MSKPLLDDQLKEQLRGYLKLLKDDVLLESTLDSSEASQEINTLLTGIADLSDKVSYSDKGTAELKPSFQIRRVNSDVQVGFAGLPLGHEFPSLVLALLQVGGHPPKIPEPQLEQIRNLKGDHAFQIIFSMTCNNCPDVVQAFNAISVINPDIQVMSIDGAQFPELVKKYDVRSVPQVFQNGKLFSVGRIDLSDILAKLDKAGSAKVAQARVAELNAEKPYDTLIVGQGPAGCAAAIYTARKGLRTGLIGERFGGQIMDTAEIDNFISVPKTEGAILGRHLEEHVKDYPVDIINDQRVDKLVPAVEKGGLHEVHLANGAHLKARTVIAATGARWRQLGIEGEDEYRTRGVAYCPHCDGPFFKGQPVAVAGGGNSGVEAAIDLANLASHVTLLQYDDKLTADEVLQKKLATLPNVTIVLNAATQKIVGDGKKMTGLTWKDRKDGSEHTLDVNAIFVQIGLLPNSAWLEGTVDLSPAREIVTNDRNETSVPGVFGAGDVTTEPYKQIIIAMGSGAIAALAAFDYLIRVPNAE